From Sulfuracidifex tepidarius, one genomic window encodes:
- a CDS encoding clan AA aspartic protease: MDLEVEVEGTKVKVKVKVKVDTGFQGELLVEKGIFDEIPAEPSDGPRICTASMQCYETYVKLANVSGLGKEAVAEILYSPVIDKNIIGERLLEKLGLVVNYKEKLI, translated from the coding sequence TTGGACCTTGAAGTAGAGGTAGAGGGGACGAAAGTAAAAGTCAAAGTAAAAGTCAAGGTAGACACAGGGTTTCAAGGTGAGCTACTGGTCGAAAAGGGTATCTTTGACGAGATACCGGCCGAGCCTTCTGACGGACCTAGGATATGCACCGCATCAATGCAGTGCTATGAGACCTACGTAAAGCTCGCTAACGTGAGTGGGCTTGGAAAAGAAGCTGTAGCTGAGATATTGTATTCACCCGTAATAGACAAAAACATTATCGGAGAGAGACTCCTCGAGAAACTAGGGCTTGTAGTAAACTATAAAGAGAAATTAATTTAG
- a CDS encoding PaREP1 family protein — MPIRDEKTYARMSLNDFKVAYERLKKGELRLSAFRAYKAERRMLQCLAMIHDLHRKDTPCAVPKRCMMDVAERLRGKYEGIEDMTSSALSLFDQWKRGDVDPDDVKELLVRLRYDWLKDFLDDREIMEIDELKRRL, encoded by the coding sequence ATGCCAATAAGGGATGAGAAAACCTACGCCAGAATGAGCTTGAACGACTTTAAGGTAGCATACGAGAGGTTAAAGAAGGGAGAACTTAGGTTATCTGCCTTCAGGGCTTATAAGGCGGAGCGCAGGATGCTCCAGTGTTTGGCAATGATACACGACCTCCACAGGAAGGACACTCCTTGTGCTGTACCAAAGAGATGTATGATGGATGTAGCTGAGAGGCTTAGGGGAAAGTACGAAGGAATAGAGGACATGACTTCGTCAGCGCTTTCCTTGTTCGACCAGTGGAAGCGTGGGGACGTGGACCCTGATGACGTTAAGGAACTTCTTGTAAGGTTAAGATACGACTGGCTGAAGGATTTCCTGGACGACCGCGAGATAATGGAGATAGACGAGCTCAAGAGGAGACTTTAA